The following is a genomic window from Chloracidobacterium sp..
GTTCACGACAGGGCGATCGCGGCGCTTGATCATCTCGGAAGCGGCCGAGGACTGCTGACCGCACTTTGCGACCACGTTTTCCGGCGGATAAATTGACCCGAAAGGGAAATTCGCCGCTATTGGCACTTTCAATACCGTTCGGCGTGATGGCACCAGTGAGCAAACTCAATTCAAATTGGTACACAGGGCCGCTTATCGCCCTTGTCCTCTTCACTTTGTTGGGTCTGCCGGTGCTTGTAAAGCTCGCAAGTGACCTTTGGAACGACGAGAATTACTCACACGGACTGCTCATTCCGTTCGTCGCAGCGTTCATTCTGTGGCGCGAACGCGGCCGTTTGCTATCGGCTGCCGGCGAGCCGGAACGAGCGGTTGGCATTGGTGTTGTGGCCGCAGGTTTACTCCTTCTGCTCGGCGGCACGGTCGGAGCGGAGCTTTTTACGCAGCGGATCGCACTTATCATTACGATCGCCGGGCTGGTCATATACTTCTTCGGCCGCCGGATATTGCTCCCGCTGACGCTGCCCTTTGCGCTGCTTCTGCTTGCGATCCCGATCCCGCAGATAATATTTAACCGGATCTCATTCCCTCTCCAACTGCTTGCATCACGCATCGCGGTTTGGCTTATACGCTCGGCGGAAGTGCCGACCTTGCGTAAAGGGAACATCATCGACATTCTGCCGCGCGGTTCGACACAGACGATCTCGCTCGAGGTTGTCGAGGCGTGCAGCGGAATTCGTTCATTGATGACGCTTGTTACGCTTGCTCTGGTGCTTGGATACCTTACCCGAAGGCGTGAGAAAGGGCATCTCGAATTCGGGATGTTTTCGGGAGCGGACCTTCTCAGAACGCTTGTACTTATGGCCGCGGCGGTGCCGGTCGCGGTAATTACGAACGCCGTTCGTGTCGCTGCAACAGGCATCGGAGCGTATTTCTACGGGATCGCGGCGACCGAAGGCACGATCCACGAGGTGTCGGGCGTAGCGGTCTTTGTAGCGGCTCTCGGGCTGATCGTCGGGTTGAATTGGATATTGAAACGCTTTATTTCATTCGGAGCAAAGCCGGAGGCAGCCGACAGCGCGTCTCGTTCGCGGCCACTCTCACCTGTTCCTGTGCTTACGATCGCCGTTGTTCTGCTGACAGGCACGGCCATTGTTAACTGGTTCTCTTTCAGGGCTGAACTGACACCGCCGAGAGCTCCTTTGGCACAAATGCCGGCAGCTTTAGGCGATTGGCGTCAACGCGGTGATGATTTCAAGTTCGATGCCGGCGTTGAATCAATACTTAGAACCACCGACTACGTAATGCGCGAATACAGCCTGCCGGACGGCCGCATCGCAAATATCTATGTCGGCTATTACGCTACCCAGCGTACGGGTGCTACCTACCACAGCCCGCAGAATTGTCTGCCCGGTGCAGGCTGGGTTCTCAGCAGCCCGGAACC
Proteins encoded in this region:
- the epsI gene encoding EpsI family protein, with the protein product MTRKGNSPLLALSIPFGVMAPVSKLNSNWYTGPLIALVLFTLLGLPVLVKLASDLWNDENYSHGLLIPFVAAFILWRERGRLLSAAGEPERAVGIGVVAAGLLLLLGGTVGAELFTQRIALIITIAGLVIYFFGRRILLPLTLPFALLLLAIPIPQIIFNRISFPLQLLASRIAVWLIRSAEVPTLRKGNIIDILPRGSTQTISLEVVEACSGIRSLMTLVTLALVLGYLTRRREKGHLEFGMFSGADLLRTLVLMAAAVPVAVITNAVRVAATGIGAYFYGIAATEGTIHEVSGVAVFVAALGLIVGLNWILKRFISFGAKPEAADSASRSRPLSPVPVLTIAVVLLTGTAIVNWFSFRAELTPPRAPLAQMPAALGDWRQRGDDFKFDAGVESILRTTDYVMREYSLPDGRIANIYVGYYATQRTGATYHSPQNCLPGAGWVLSSPEPVEIVTPAGRRFTANRYIVENGIYREVMIYWYQGRGRTAASEYVDKLNTVLDSVTRRRSDGAIVRVMTDVGSDEAASLAAASDLAARLADELPPFVPN